A portion of the Mycobacterium paraseoulense genome contains these proteins:
- a CDS encoding ATP-dependent helicase, producing MAYTWGTEAQAVLAPGVRGPVRVLGGPGTGKSSLLIEAAVAQIHAGLAPESVLLLTGSGRLGTAARSRLTTALLRPRSTGPCRAAVREPLVRTVHGYAYAVLRRAAERAGDAPPRLVTSAEQDAIIRELLAGDLEDGPRAAAAWPAHLHPALTTAGFATELRNMLARCAERGVDPQQLERLGRRYRRPEWTAAGQFARQYEQVMLLRAAAGTAAPQATTPALGAAELVGAALEAFAVDPELLAAERARVRVLLVDDAQQLDPQAAQLVRVLAAGAELALIAGDPNQAVFGFRGGESAGLLTGDPPSVTLTVSHRCAPAVARAVSGVAQRLPGGSGGRRIEGTGSEEGSVTVRLAASAHAEAAMIADALRRAHLVDGVPWSQMAVIVRSVPRVGARLPRALAAAGVPVAAAAASGPLSDEPAARALLTVLEATADGLDGDRALALLTGPIGRVDPVSLRQLRRKLQRANPDRASGDVADLLSEALSGDAPPPGPQFRAVHHVRAVLDAAARSHRAGEDPRYTLWAAWQRSGLQRRWLAAAERGGPTGAQAARDLEAVTALFDITDQYVSRTSGASLRGLVEYVAALHLPGVNEEPVSLVEQVRVLSAHAALGHEWDLVVIAGLQEGFWPNTVPRGGVLGTQRLLDVLDGVTEDASVRAPLLAEERRLLVAAMGRARRRLLVTAVDGDTGGDHEAALPSAFCHELAQWAEGGDVAAAQPVWAPRVLSAAALVGRLRGVVCAPDGAVDDAARACAAQQLARLARAGVPGADPAGWHGLIPVSTSEPLRGVDEPVTLTPSTLQMLNDCPLRWLAERHGGANPRDLRSTIGSVLHALVAEPRRSATELLAELDRAWRHLPFEAPWHSANELARHRAMIETFVEWRAQTRGALTEVGVEIEIDGTMEALGEGGGGEVRLRGRVDRLERDAAGRLVIVDIKTGKTPVSKDDAQQHAQLAMYQLAVAEGMVAAGEEPGGGRLVYLGKAGAAGATEREQDPLTPAARDEWRRLVRRAAEATAGPRFVARRNDGCSHCPVRPSCPAHADGAAQ from the coding sequence ATGGCGTACACCTGGGGCACCGAGGCGCAGGCCGTGCTGGCGCCGGGCGTGCGCGGCCCGGTCCGGGTGCTGGGCGGGCCCGGCACCGGTAAGAGCAGCCTGCTGATCGAGGCCGCGGTCGCCCAGATCCACGCCGGCCTCGCCCCGGAATCGGTTCTGCTGCTTACCGGTTCCGGCCGGCTGGGGACGGCGGCGCGCAGCAGGTTGACGACGGCGTTGCTGCGGCCCCGCTCCACCGGGCCCTGCCGGGCCGCCGTCCGCGAACCGCTGGTACGCACCGTGCACGGCTACGCGTACGCGGTGCTGCGCCGAGCCGCCGAGCGGGCCGGCGATGCGCCCCCGCGGTTGGTCACCAGCGCCGAGCAGGACGCCATCATCCGCGAGCTGCTGGCCGGTGACCTCGAGGACGGGCCGCGCGCGGCGGCGGCGTGGCCGGCCCATCTGCACCCCGCGCTGACGACCGCGGGGTTCGCCACCGAGCTGCGAAACATGTTGGCGCGCTGCGCCGAACGTGGCGTGGACCCGCAGCAGCTGGAGCGGCTGGGCCGTCGGTACCGGCGCCCGGAATGGACCGCCGCGGGCCAATTCGCCCGGCAGTACGAGCAGGTGATGCTGCTGCGGGCGGCGGCCGGAACCGCGGCGCCCCAGGCGACGACGCCCGCCCTCGGGGCCGCCGAGCTGGTGGGCGCCGCCCTGGAGGCCTTCGCCGTCGATCCGGAGCTGCTGGCCGCCGAGCGGGCGCGGGTGCGGGTCCTGTTGGTCGACGACGCCCAGCAGCTCGACCCGCAGGCGGCCCAGCTGGTCCGGGTGCTCGCGGCCGGCGCCGAGCTGGCATTGATCGCCGGCGACCCCAACCAGGCCGTGTTCGGCTTCCGCGGCGGTGAATCCGCCGGGCTGCTAACCGGCGATCCACCGTCGGTGACGTTGACGGTCTCGCACCGCTGCGCGCCGGCGGTGGCGCGCGCCGTCAGTGGCGTCGCGCAGCGGCTGCCCGGCGGTAGCGGCGGCAGGCGGATCGAGGGCACGGGGTCCGAGGAGGGGTCGGTCACGGTGCGCCTGGCCGCGTCGGCGCACGCGGAGGCGGCGATGATCGCCGACGCGCTGCGGCGCGCGCACCTGGTCGACGGCGTGCCGTGGTCGCAGATGGCGGTCATTGTCCGTTCGGTGCCACGGGTCGGTGCCCGATTGCCGCGCGCGCTGGCCGCCGCGGGGGTGCCGGTGGCCGCTGCCGCGGCGAGCGGACCGCTGTCCGACGAGCCGGCGGCCCGGGCGCTGCTCACCGTTCTGGAGGCCACCGCCGACGGGCTCGACGGCGACCGGGCCCTGGCGCTGCTGACCGGCCCCATCGGGCGCGTCGACCCGGTTTCGCTTCGGCAGCTGCGCCGAAAGCTGCAGCGCGCCAACCCCGATCGCGCGTCGGGTGATGTCGCGGACCTGCTTTCCGAGGCGCTGTCCGGCGACGCTCCGCCACCGGGCCCGCAGTTTCGTGCGGTGCACCACGTCCGCGCGGTGCTGGATGCGGCCGCGCGCTCCCATCGAGCGGGCGAAGACCCGCGCTACACGCTGTGGGCCGCCTGGCAGCGCTCCGGCTTGCAGCGGCGCTGGCTGGCGGCCGCCGAGCGCGGCGGCCCGACCGGAGCGCAGGCCGCCCGGGACCTGGAGGCGGTGACCGCGCTGTTCGACATCACCGATCAATACGTGTCCCGCACGTCGGGTGCGTCGCTACGCGGGCTCGTCGAGTACGTCGCCGCGCTGCACCTGCCGGGCGTGAACGAGGAGCCGGTATCCCTCGTGGAGCAGGTGCGGGTGCTCAGCGCGCACGCCGCCTTGGGTCACGAATGGGACCTCGTGGTCATCGCGGGCCTGCAAGAGGGGTTCTGGCCCAACACCGTTCCGCGCGGCGGCGTGCTGGGCACCCAGCGGCTGCTGGACGTCCTCGACGGCGTGACCGAGGACGCGTCGGTGCGGGCGCCCCTGCTGGCCGAGGAACGGCGGCTGCTGGTGGCGGCGATGGGCCGGGCCCGCCGCCGGTTGCTGGTGACCGCCGTCGATGGCGACACCGGCGGGGACCACGAGGCGGCGCTGCCGTCGGCCTTCTGCCACGAACTGGCGCAGTGGGCCGAGGGCGGCGATGTCGCCGCCGCGCAACCCGTCTGGGCGCCCCGGGTGCTGTCCGCCGCGGCGCTGGTGGGCCGGCTGCGCGGCGTCGTCTGCGCCCCCGACGGTGCGGTCGACGACGCCGCGCGCGCTTGCGCGGCACAGCAACTGGCGCGGCTGGCCCGCGCCGGGGTGCCGGGCGCCGATCCGGCCGGCTGGCACGGGCTGATCCCGGTCAGCACCAGTGAACCGCTGCGCGGCGTCGACGAGCCGGTCACGCTGACCCCGTCGACCCTGCAGATGCTCAACGACTGCCCGCTGCGCTGGCTGGCCGAACGGCATGGGGGAGCCAATCCCCGCGATCTGCGCTCCACCATCGGTTCGGTGCTGCACGCGCTGGTCGCCGAACCGCGGCGCAGCGCAACGGAATTGCTGGCCGAGCTGGACCGCGCGTGGCGGCACCTGCCGTTCGAGGCGCCGTGGCATTCGGCCAACGAGCTGGCGCGGCACCGCGCGATGATCGAAACCTTCGTCGAGTGGCGGGCGCAGACCCGGGGCGCGCTGACCGAGGTCGGCGTCGAGATCGAGATCGACGGAACCATGGAGGCGCTCGGCGAGGGCGGCGGCGGTGAGGTCCGGCTGCGCGGCCGGGTCGACCGGCTGGAGCGCGACGCCGCCGGCCGGCTGGTGATCGTCGACATCAAGACCGGCAAGACGCCGGTCAGCAAGGACGATGCCCAGCAACACGCGCAGCTGGCGATGTATCAGCTGGCGGTGGCCGAAGGCATGGTCGCCGCCGGCGAGGAGCCCGGCGGCGGGCGGCTGGTCTACCTCGGCAAGGCGGGCGCCGCGGGCGCCACCGAACGGGAGCAGGATCCGCTGACGCCTGCCGCCCGCGACGAATGGCGCCGGCTGGTCCGGCGCGCGGCCGAGGCGACCGCCGGTCCCCGCTTCGTCGCCCGCCGCAACGACGGGTGCTCGCACTGCCCGGTTCGGCCCTCGTGTCCGGCCCACGCCGACGGGGCGGCACAGTGA
- a CDS encoding ATP-dependent helicase, which translates to MNPRYSPAELACALGLFPPTDEQAAVIAAPPGPLVVIAGAGAGKTETMAARVVWLVANGYADPGQVLGLTFTRKAAGQLLRRVRSRLARLAGVGLGPDGAVPAEPADAPTVSTYHAFAGSLIRDYGLLLPVEPDTRLLGETELWQLAFDVVSGYRGELRTDKTPAAVTAMVLRLWGQLAEHLVDTRQLGDTHVELERLIHALPAGPYQRDRGPSQWLLRLLATQTQRAELVPLLDALGERMRAAKAMDFGVQMACAARLAAHYPQVGEDLRGRYRVVLLDEYQDTGYAQRVALSALFGGGVDDGLALTAVGDPIQSIYGWRGASATNLPRFTTDFPLSDGTPAPVLELRTSWRNPPRTLQLANAISAEARRRSVAVHALRPRPDAPVGTVRCALLADVQAEREWIVDELAARYRAARADGASPPTAAVLVRRNADAAPIADALRARGIPVEVVGLAGLLSIPEVADVVAMLRLVADPTAGPAAMRVLTGPRWRLGGRDIAALWRRARTLGEGLGPGGASGPESIAIAAGPDADAACLADAIADPGPAEAYSAPGYQRIAALAAELRALRGHLSHSLPDLVAEVRRALGVDCEVRAAAGVNAGWTGTEHLDAFADVVAAYAERADAGGPDRCATASVSGLLAFLEVAESVENGLPPAPPVAARDRVQVLTVHSAKGLEWQVVAVAHLSGGIFPSTASRSSWLTDAAELPPLLRGDRATAGALGIPLLDTSDVTNRKQLSDRISEHRRQLEQRRVDEERRLLYVAITRAEDTLLVSGHHWGTTGVKPRGPSDFLREIKSVIDSSAAAGEPCGVVDRWAAAPADGDRNPLRDNTIEAVWPADPLAARRGDVESGAALVTRAMSGDAGAAGGDIEGWAADVDALLAERARLVEPPTAALPSQLSVSGLVDLARDPGGAAQRLRHRLPTRPDRHALLGSTFHAWVQQFYGAECLFDLADLPGAADSDVGDTRELAKLQAAFTESPWAARTPIAVEVPFEMPIGATLVRGRIDAVFADPDGGVTVVDWKTGDPPREPEAIRQAAVQLAVYRLAWAALSGVPESSVRTAFYYVRARTTVAPDDLPAPAELAGLLTGAG; encoded by the coding sequence GTGAACCCGCGGTACAGCCCCGCCGAGTTGGCTTGTGCGCTTGGGCTTTTCCCACCCACCGATGAGCAGGCCGCCGTCATCGCGGCACCGCCGGGACCGCTGGTCGTCATCGCCGGCGCGGGCGCCGGCAAAACCGAGACCATGGCCGCGCGGGTCGTGTGGCTCGTCGCCAACGGCTACGCCGACCCCGGCCAGGTGCTGGGGTTGACGTTCACCCGCAAGGCCGCCGGCCAGCTGCTGCGCCGGGTCCGGTCGCGGCTGGCCCGGCTGGCCGGCGTCGGCTTGGGGCCCGATGGGGCCGTTCCTGCGGAACCGGCGGATGCCCCGACGGTCAGCACCTACCACGCCTTCGCCGGCTCGTTGATCCGCGACTACGGGCTGTTGCTGCCGGTCGAGCCCGACACCCGGCTGCTCGGCGAGACCGAGCTGTGGCAGCTGGCCTTCGACGTGGTGAGCGGCTACCGGGGGGAGCTGCGCACCGACAAGACGCCCGCGGCGGTCACGGCGATGGTGCTGCGGTTGTGGGGCCAGCTGGCCGAACACCTGGTGGACACCCGGCAGCTCGGCGACACCCACGTGGAGCTCGAGCGGTTGATCCACGCGCTGCCGGCAGGCCCCTATCAACGCGACCGCGGGCCCAGCCAGTGGCTGCTGCGGCTGCTGGCCACGCAGACCCAGCGCGCCGAGCTGGTGCCGTTGCTCGACGCGCTGGGCGAGCGCATGCGGGCGGCGAAGGCGATGGACTTCGGCGTGCAGATGGCCTGCGCGGCAAGGCTGGCGGCGCACTACCCGCAGGTCGGCGAGGACCTGCGCGGCCGCTACCGGGTGGTGCTGCTCGACGAGTACCAGGACACCGGGTATGCCCAGCGGGTCGCCCTGTCGGCGTTGTTCGGCGGTGGGGTCGACGACGGGCTGGCACTGACCGCCGTGGGCGACCCCATCCAGTCGATCTACGGCTGGCGCGGCGCCTCGGCAACCAACCTGCCGCGCTTCACCACCGACTTCCCGCTGTCCGACGGCACGCCCGCGCCGGTCCTGGAGCTGCGGACCAGCTGGCGCAACCCGCCGCGGACCCTGCAGCTGGCCAACGCGATATCGGCGGAGGCGCGGCGCAGGTCGGTCGCCGTGCACGCGCTGCGGCCGCGCCCGGACGCCCCGGTCGGGACCGTCCGCTGCGCATTACTTGCCGACGTACAGGCCGAACGGGAGTGGATCGTCGACGAGCTGGCCGCGCGGTACCGGGCGGCCCGGGCTGATGGCGCGAGCCCGCCGACCGCGGCGGTCCTGGTGCGCCGCAACGCCGACGCCGCCCCGATCGCCGATGCCCTGCGCGCCCGCGGGATCCCCGTCGAGGTCGTCGGATTGGCGGGACTGCTGTCCATCCCCGAGGTCGCCGACGTCGTGGCCATGCTGCGGCTCGTCGCCGATCCCACCGCGGGCCCGGCGGCGATGCGGGTGCTCACCGGTCCCCGCTGGCGCCTCGGCGGTCGGGACATCGCCGCCCTCTGGCGGCGAGCCCGCACACTCGGCGAAGGCCTGGGCCCGGGCGGGGCGTCGGGGCCGGAATCCATCGCGATCGCGGCGGGCCCGGACGCCGACGCCGCCTGCCTCGCCGACGCCATCGCCGATCCGGGTCCGGCCGAGGCGTACTCGGCCCCGGGCTATCAGCGCATCGCCGCGCTGGCCGCCGAGCTGCGCGCCCTGCGCGGCCACCTGAGCCATTCCCTGCCGGACCTGGTCGCCGAGGTGCGCCGCGCGCTGGGCGTCGACTGCGAGGTCCGCGCCGCGGCCGGGGTGAACGCGGGCTGGACCGGCACCGAGCACCTCGACGCGTTCGCCGACGTGGTCGCCGCCTACGCGGAGCGGGCCGACGCCGGAGGGCCGGACCGGTGCGCGACGGCGTCGGTGTCGGGCCTGCTGGCCTTCCTGGAGGTGGCGGAGTCCGTCGAGAACGGCTTGCCGCCGGCACCGCCGGTGGCGGCGCGCGACCGGGTCCAGGTGCTCACGGTGCACTCCGCCAAGGGCCTGGAATGGCAGGTGGTGGCCGTGGCACACCTGTCGGGCGGCATCTTCCCGTCGACCGCGTCCCGGAGCAGCTGGCTCACCGACGCGGCGGAGCTGCCACCGCTACTGCGGGGCGACCGCGCAACGGCGGGCGCACTGGGCATCCCGCTGCTCGACACGTCGGACGTCACCAATCGAAAGCAGCTCTCCGACAGGATCTCCGAGCATCGCCGCCAGCTCGAGCAGCGGCGCGTCGACGAGGAACGCCGGCTGCTGTATGTTGCCATCACCCGGGCCGAAGACACCCTGCTCGTGTCGGGGCATCATTGGGGCACCACCGGGGTCAAACCGCGCGGCCCCTCGGACTTCCTGCGCGAGATCAAGTCGGTCATCGACAGTTCGGCGGCGGCCGGGGAGCCCTGCGGGGTGGTGGACCGGTGGGCAGCCGCGCCCGCCGACGGTGACCGGAACCCGTTGCGCGACAACACTATCGAGGCGGTATGGCCCGCCGATCCGCTGGCCGCCCGGCGCGGCGATGTCGAAAGCGGCGCGGCGTTGGTGACCCGGGCGATGTCGGGCGATGCGGGCGCGGCCGGCGGCGACATCGAGGGGTGGGCTGCCGACGTCGACGCGCTACTGGCCGAGCGCGCGCGGTTGGTGGAACCGCCCACCGCCGCGCTGCCCAGCCAGTTGTCGGTCAGCGGGCTGGTGGACCTGGCCCGCGACCCCGGGGGCGCGGCGCAGCGGCTCAGGCATCGGCTGCCCACCCGCCCCGACCGTCATGCGTTGCTGGGCAGCACTTTTCACGCCTGGGTCCAGCAATTCTACGGCGCCGAGTGCCTGTTCGATCTCGCGGACCTGCCGGGCGCGGCGGACTCCGATGTCGGCGATACCCGGGAATTGGCCAAGTTGCAGGCCGCGTTCACCGAATCTCCTTGGGCGGCCCGCACTCCCATCGCCGTCGAGGTGCCGTTCGAGATGCCGATCGGCGCCACCCTGGTGCGCGGCCGCATCGACGCAGTGTTCGCCGACCCCGACGGCGGCGTCACGGTCGTGGACTGGAAGACCGGTGACCCGCCGCGCGAGCCCGAAGCCATACGGCAGGCCGCCGTCCAGCTCGCCGTCTACCGCTTGGCATGGGCCGCCTTGTCCGGCGTTCCGGAATCGTCGGTGCGGACCGCCTTCTACTACGTCCGCGCCCGCACCACGGTCGCGCCCGATGATTTGCCCGCCCCCGCGGAGCTGGCCGGGTTGCTCACCGGCGCCGGGTGA